Proteins encoded within one genomic window of Haematobia irritans isolate KBUSLIRL chromosome 5, ASM5000362v1, whole genome shotgun sequence:
- the LOC142239657 gene encoding crustapain-like, with protein sequence MSRLSIILVSLVFLVIIDYGSSTSVSDTEWLKYVDLYKKTYPDKTAENNARYYYAYNKNMIDTHNVKYEKGQKTFKLAVNQFTDMRLIHFNALFPVTTPLPVSHASIPPTVAPGSTRYNPMIDMGYKYNIEDQGTKCNSGWAYAAVKAIEILKAKDTGISNPATLSAQNMIDCAGSSRACIDQVPQTAYDYLTQYQMNVHEVGDYPNNKESIEPFMCLARGTLTTKLVHYSVLNDDEILKNYVYAGFPVVIEVNPASFEFMHYSEGIYQPPSTTTKGSHYMTVIGYEADYWIVQNSFGPHWGENGLMRIQKSSTIKIANNAIFPTEWA encoded by the exons ATGTCAAGATTAAGTATTATACTAGTTAGCCTAGTATTTCTAGTTATCATCGATTATGGATCCTCAACATCTGTCTCCGATACGGAATGGCTGAAGTATGTA gaTTTATACAAAAAGACTTACCCTGACAAAACTGCCGAAAATAATGCTCGCTACTATTATgcctataataaaaatatgattgATACTCATAATGTCAAATATGAAAAGGGTCAAAAGACATTTAAATTGGCAGTTAATCAATTCACCGATATGCGTTTGATACACTTCAATGCCCTATTTCCAGTAACTACACCTCTGCCGGTGTCGCATGCCTCTATTCCACCAACAGTTGCACCAGGAAGTACTCGTTATAATCCCATGATAGATATGGGTTATAAATACAATATAGAAGATCAAGGTACCAAATGCAATAGCGGTTGGGCTTATGCTGCCGTTAaggcaattgaaattttaaaagctAAAGATACAGGGATTTCGAATCCTGCTACACTATCTGCACAAAATATGATCGATTGTGCTGGAAGTTCCAGAGCTTGTATTGATCAGGTACCACAAACCGCCTATGACTACTTAACCCAATATCAAATGAATGTCCATGAAGTTGGTGATTATCCGAATAATAAGGAGTCAATTGAACCGTTTATGTGTTTAGCTCGTGGTACCCTCACCACGAAATTAGTTCACTATTCGGTTTTGAACGAtgatgaaatattgaaaaattatgtatatgcCGGATTTCCGGTTGTGATTGAAGTTAATCCTGCCTCCTTTGAATTTATGCATTATTCCGAGGGTATATATCAGCCACCAAGCACCACTACCAAAGGATCCCATTACATGACAGTGATTGGCTATGAAGCAGACTATTGGATTGTACAAAATTCCTTTGGTCCACATTGGGGAGAAAATGGTCTGATGCGAATTCAAAAATCGTCAACTATAAAAATAGCCAATAATGCTATATTCCCAACAGAATGGGCCTAA